One stretch of Malus domestica chromosome 14, GDT2T_hap1 DNA includes these proteins:
- the LOC103424257 gene encoding replication protein A 14 kDa subunit B isoform X1, which translates to MQSALFGSHRETADMDTSNPAVFVNAELLRLYVGRRARALIQVVRTEGGTVIGKSTDGKELVVKGNPPVPLTKFVEVIGIADSDKSIHAEIWNNFGETIDTSSYNQLCQLANGEYKQLFI; encoded by the exons GATATGGATACATCAAATCCTGCAGTTTTTGTCAATGCAGAGTTGTTGCGACTGTATGTTGGAAGGCGGGCTCGGGCACTGATTCAGGTGGTGCGAACTGAGGGTGGAACTGTTATTGGAAAATCTACTGATGGAAAGGAGCTAGTTGTGAAGGGCAACCCGCCGGTTCCTCTTACAAAATTTGTTGAGGTCATAGGCATTGCTGACAGTGATAAGTCCATCCATGCTGAGATATGGAACAACTTTGGAGAGACAATTG ACACATCTTCTTACAATCAGCTCTGTCAGCTTGCAAATGGAGAATATAAACAGTTGTTCATCTGA
- the LOC103424257 gene encoding replication protein A 14 kDa subunit B isoform X2, which yields MDTSNPAVFVNAELLRLYVGRRARALIQVVRTEGGTVIGKSTDGKELVVKGNPPVPLTKFVEVIGIADSDKSIHAEIWNNFGETIDTSSYNQLCQLANGEYKQLFI from the exons ATGGATACATCAAATCCTGCAGTTTTTGTCAATGCAGAGTTGTTGCGACTGTATGTTGGAAGGCGGGCTCGGGCACTGATTCAGGTGGTGCGAACTGAGGGTGGAACTGTTATTGGAAAATCTACTGATGGAAAGGAGCTAGTTGTGAAGGGCAACCCGCCGGTTCCTCTTACAAAATTTGTTGAGGTCATAGGCATTGCTGACAGTGATAAGTCCATCCATGCTGAGATATGGAACAACTTTGGAGAGACAATTG ACACATCTTCTTACAATCAGCTCTGTCAGCTTGCAAATGGAGAATATAAACAGTTGTTCATCTGA